One Thiocapsa bogorovii DNA segment encodes these proteins:
- a CDS encoding phospholipase D-like domain-containing protein — protein sequence MPNLTHIPLKLTYRTGRDDLVHDFFVPCLETAVLYRRAAGYFTSAGLALAARGVASLALRRGHMRLVVSPHLGPDDCAALERAQENPAAVLRTIAARSLAEIEDALIKDRLNALAWLAASGLLEIKLAMRLSTSGYACGVDALRAVRTPRLT from the coding sequence GTGCCGAACCTGACGCACATCCCGCTCAAGCTCACCTACCGCACTGGTCGCGACGACCTGGTGCACGACTTCTTCGTCCCCTGTCTCGAAACCGCAGTGCTCTACCGCCGCGCGGCGGGCTACTTCACCAGCGCCGGGCTCGCCCTCGCTGCCCGCGGAGTCGCAAGTCTGGCGCTTCGGCGCGGACACATGCGCCTGGTCGTCTCCCCGCACCTGGGGCCCGACGACTGCGCTGCCCTGGAGCGTGCCCAAGAGAACCCCGCGGCCGTTCTACGCACCATCGCCGCCCGCAGCCTGGCGGAGATCGAAGACGCTCTAATCAAGGACCGCCTCAACGCCTTGGCCTGGCTCGCCGCTTCCGGACTGTTGGAGATCAAGCTCGCCATGCGGTTATCCACCAGCGGTTATGCCTGCGGAGTCGATGCATTGAGGGCAGTGCGAACGCCTCGTCTGACATGA
- the dndC gene encoding DNA phosphorothioation system sulfurtransferase DndC — translation MHAPMNLRSDRVLVDEHVEETEDLLHGHYFADERPWVVAYSGGKDSTLVLQLVYDLVLKLGAGAQKPIYVVASDTRVEAPNVEEYLADRLARLAGHARANGIPVYVHRVQPAPEQSFWGNLIGKGYPSPTRWFRWCTTKMKIKPSRAVIDGIVRDHGGVVLLLGTRLDESASRAHRMESRATNSRGLNPHGEIPDALVMTPIADWSTDQVWEYLFTHNPPPWGGTHDFMLDLYRQASGGECPVVLDLNTPSCGGSRFGCWTCTVVKEDKSMRGFIDSGAAWMQPLNEFRNWLKAIREDHSKRDGIRRNESIGPGPFSSETRKLILRRLLELENTVGRRLIEDAEIAYIQQQWTEKFDVTDSALAIAREYGREVGALSLTSEDLSRDLALIEDLAPRFEVQSIWATDLYSLVTERYLSLDSPSSHQQLLDDVIKVVENAVRQADRTEPAP, via the coding sequence ATGCACGCCCCAATGAACTTAAGATCGGATCGGGTTCTGGTCGACGAGCACGTCGAGGAAACCGAGGACTTACTTCATGGGCACTATTTCGCCGATGAGCGCCCGTGGGTGGTCGCATACTCCGGCGGAAAGGACTCGACGCTGGTCCTTCAGTTGGTCTACGACTTGGTCCTTAAGCTCGGCGCAGGGGCGCAGAAGCCGATATACGTCGTCGCGTCCGACACGCGTGTCGAAGCACCCAACGTCGAGGAGTATCTCGCCGATCGCCTGGCGCGGTTAGCCGGACATGCGCGAGCCAACGGTATTCCCGTGTATGTGCACCGGGTTCAGCCTGCGCCTGAGCAGAGCTTTTGGGGAAATCTGATCGGCAAGGGTTACCCGTCGCCGACGCGCTGGTTCCGGTGGTGCACGACCAAGATGAAGATCAAACCCTCACGGGCCGTGATCGACGGCATTGTGCGGGACCACGGCGGAGTCGTTCTCCTCCTGGGAACCCGTTTGGATGAAAGCGCTAGCCGCGCACATCGGATGGAAAGTCGGGCCACCAACAGCCGCGGCCTAAATCCGCACGGCGAGATCCCGGATGCCCTGGTGATGACACCGATCGCGGACTGGTCGACGGACCAGGTTTGGGAGTATCTCTTTACCCATAACCCGCCGCCCTGGGGCGGTACCCACGACTTCATGCTCGACCTCTACCGGCAGGCGAGCGGCGGCGAGTGCCCGGTGGTCTTGGACCTCAACACGCCCTCGTGCGGGGGAAGCCGATTCGGGTGCTGGACCTGCACCGTGGTCAAAGAGGACAAGTCGATGCGCGGGTTCATCGACTCGGGCGCGGCCTGGATGCAGCCCCTGAATGAATTCCGCAACTGGCTCAAAGCGATTCGTGAAGACCACAGCAAGCGCGACGGCATCCGTCGCAACGAGTCCATCGGCCCCGGCCCCTTCAGTTCGGAAACCCGCAAACTGATCCTGCGGCGACTCTTGGAACTTGAGAACACCGTCGGTCGCCGACTGATCGAAGACGCAGAGATCGCTTACATCCAGCAACAGTGGACCGAGAAGTTCGACGTCACTGACAGCGCATTGGCCATCGCCAGAGAGTACGGAAGGGAGGTTGGAGCCTTGAGCCTCACGTCAGAAGATCTATCCAGGGACCTCGCGCTCATCGAGGATTTGGCCCCCAGGTTCGAGGTCCAGAGCATCTGGGCCACGGACCTTTATAGCCTGGTCACCGAGCGTTACCTGTCCCTCGACAGCCCCAGCAGTCATCAGCAGCTCCTGGACGATGTGATCAAGGTCGTTGAGAACGCCGTCCGGCAGGCCGACAGGACCGAGCCGGCCCCATGA
- the dndD gene encoding DNA sulfur modification protein DndD, giving the protein MIFENIRLTNLFSYYGDQDIDLSAPEPGRNVCLIMGRNGFGKTSLLNGLKLLFTGVHYEPLRRAVQRSRMPTVKQYVVGAGDDWWGIMNRRARGEGKTRCAVRLIWGEDSGQVTAERSWRIEGGSWDGEESLTVTTAAETFTDEAAQEFLDRRLPRDYVYFFLFDGEQIQELAEANRDVQQRQMERLLGIGAIEALRATLTQAISRWEHNDLDPQARADLERLEGEARGIEAELAALDGKRANLEEEIEGDTDALRRIRRRIEGLSSFVHRHDEAQLKETRERIQAQRAEALDRISAQIPRDIALLVNPSLIGGALERLDRVLGSDANSRTRVLESLLEVLPGRLFDLPEFPDPDIRDGQRAYYRYKLVRLLEQEAEATGDTMDPSFAPDPQAASASRDQLAPYAQADALRSARAEDLRRLQGFTAELRQLEADLLNVGALSDEERARYDRYVAERDELERGLDSKKKRNTEIESESAGLQRRLAEARSRAEQTKTKIGKNQVTEDKIATARRLGGLFADLKSARKQAQREELEAAINRHFRVLMTSHHLIDQVAVDEDFGLRYLDRDGRPIGMGSLSAGMKQLMATALLWALSEVSGKQVPLVVDTPLARIDLAHQEAILRHYYPNAAAQVIVLPTDAELDARKLQLIAGHVYRAYRLTNPDGEHTVPEPVTMAELIQGI; this is encoded by the coding sequence ATGATCTTCGAGAACATCCGACTCACCAACCTGTTTTCCTATTACGGGGATCAGGACATCGACCTGAGCGCCCCCGAGCCCGGCCGCAACGTCTGCCTGATCATGGGCCGCAACGGCTTCGGCAAGACCAGCCTGCTCAACGGACTTAAGCTCCTCTTTACCGGCGTCCATTACGAGCCGTTGCGGCGCGCGGTCCAGCGCTCGCGTATGCCCACGGTCAAGCAATACGTGGTGGGTGCCGGTGACGACTGGTGGGGCATCATGAACCGACGGGCGCGCGGCGAGGGTAAGACCCGCTGCGCTGTTCGACTGATCTGGGGCGAGGACAGCGGCCAGGTCACTGCGGAGCGGAGCTGGCGCATTGAGGGTGGGAGTTGGGACGGCGAGGAGTCTCTGACCGTCACGACCGCCGCCGAGACCTTCACGGACGAGGCGGCTCAGGAGTTTCTCGACCGTCGCTTGCCACGGGATTACGTGTATTTTTTCCTGTTCGACGGCGAGCAGATCCAGGAGTTGGCGGAGGCCAACCGGGACGTACAGCAGCGCCAGATGGAGCGTCTCCTAGGGATCGGTGCCATCGAGGCGCTGCGGGCGACGCTAACCCAAGCCATAAGCCGCTGGGAGCATAACGACCTGGACCCGCAAGCCCGGGCAGACCTGGAGCGTCTTGAGGGGGAAGCCCGCGGGATCGAGGCTGAACTTGCGGCCCTGGACGGGAAGCGGGCCAACCTGGAAGAGGAGATCGAGGGCGACACGGACGCGCTGCGCCGCATCCGCCGCCGCATCGAAGGACTGAGTAGCTTCGTCCACCGCCACGACGAGGCGCAGCTCAAAGAGACCCGTGAACGCATTCAGGCCCAGCGGGCCGAGGCGCTGGACCGGATCTCGGCCCAGATCCCGCGGGACATCGCGCTCCTGGTCAATCCGTCCCTGATCGGGGGGGCACTGGAACGGCTGGACCGAGTCCTTGGCAGCGACGCCAATTCCCGGACCCGAGTCTTGGAATCACTTCTAGAAGTTTTGCCAGGGCGACTTTTCGATCTGCCCGAGTTCCCGGACCCCGACATCCGCGACGGTCAGCGGGCCTATTATCGCTACAAGTTGGTCCGTCTCCTGGAGCAAGAGGCGGAAGCGACCGGCGATACCATGGACCCTTCTTTCGCGCCAGATCCACAAGCGGCCTCCGCCTCCCGGGACCAGCTCGCCCCCTACGCCCAAGCCGACGCACTTCGCTCGGCCCGGGCGGAGGATCTGCGCCGCCTGCAAGGATTCACCGCCGAGTTGCGTCAGTTGGAGGCCGATTTGCTGAACGTGGGGGCGCTCTCTGACGAGGAGCGGGCGCGCTATGACCGGTATGTGGCGGAGCGAGATGAGTTGGAGCGTGGCCTGGACAGCAAGAAGAAACGGAACACAGAAATCGAGTCGGAATCCGCCGGCCTGCAACGGAGGCTAGCCGAGGCCCGCAGCCGTGCGGAGCAGACCAAGACCAAGATCGGTAAGAATCAAGTCACGGAGGACAAGATCGCCACTGCCCGCCGCTTGGGAGGTCTATTCGCTGACCTCAAGAGTGCTCGCAAGCAGGCTCAACGGGAGGAATTGGAGGCGGCAATCAACCGCCACTTTCGGGTGCTGATGACCTCCCACCACCTCATCGACCAAGTAGCGGTGGACGAGGACTTCGGGCTGCGCTACCTGGATCGGGATGGACGGCCAATCGGCATGGGTAGCCTATCTGCTGGCATGAAACAGCTTATGGCAACCGCACTGTTGTGGGCGCTCAGCGAGGTCTCCGGAAAGCAGGTTCCATTGGTGGTCGACACCCCCCTGGCCCGTATCGACCTGGCCCACCAAGAGGCCATCCTACGCCACTACTACCCCAATGCCGCGGCCCAGGTCATCGTCTTGCCCACGGACGCGGAACTCGATGCCCGCAAACTCCAACTCATTGCCGGGCATGTCTACCGTGCCTACCGCCTGACCAATCCCGACGGCGAGCACACGGTTCCCGAACCGGTGACTATGGCCGAGCTGATCCAGGGGATTTGA
- a CDS encoding FtsK/SpoIIIE domain-containing protein produces MADLYTDARDEQTIEDVLLHGLGTPRAPKLRVLRIALARSLQIPTPPAEDLDGSGLGGSEYALARITGAGLPADEEGRQDYDLAMRALLSVYHGEDMFQGDESERRYRNYLQRHVRRGLQEIRTTWRPGHDFHGFLYHELFVGAVPRPPRADLGQEILAGLREIGVSAQIRGVEDGPRISRYRVYLDDVNHYDRVKRGLDKLGLHLGLSTRQGILLQEDEDREREARVLALDVPRPRETWHTVPGTRLRDWATQATDVPILTVWPGVDVLGAPVHFDLAAAPHLLVGGTTGSGKSVCLHALLLSLLWRLGPQDLHLTLIDPKRVELAHYAAFPHLMGGKPLENIGEILEALDDLVDEMERRTVLLRQHGVANLAEGREQGRIDLPYVVVVVEEMADLLFQSREVESPLIRLTQKARAAGIHLVLATQRPDAETFSGLLRSNVPGRIALSVRTAAESKIILDETGAEKLLGAGDMLLRPQAGAAARRAHGVRVGSDDIRICLQSVRGRTQ; encoded by the coding sequence ATGGCTGATCTCTATACCGATGCCCGCGACGAGCAGACCATTGAGGACGTCCTCCTTCATGGGCTGGGCACACCGCGCGCCCCGAAACTGCGCGTCCTGCGCATTGCCCTGGCACGGTCGCTACAGATCCCCACCCCGCCCGCGGAGGATCTGGACGGCAGCGGCTTGGGCGGCAGCGAATATGCCCTGGCCCGGATCACGGGCGCTGGGCTCCCGGCGGACGAGGAGGGCCGTCAGGACTATGATCTGGCGATGCGCGCGCTGCTGAGCGTCTACCACGGCGAGGACATGTTCCAAGGGGATGAGTCGGAGCGGCGCTACCGTAATTACCTGCAACGCCACGTCCGCCGGGGCTTACAGGAAATTCGCACCACCTGGCGCCCGGGCCACGACTTCCACGGTTTCCTTTACCACGAGCTGTTTGTTGGTGCGGTGCCCCGTCCGCCGCGCGCGGACCTAGGGCAGGAGATCCTCGCTGGCCTTCGCGAGATCGGCGTCTCGGCCCAGATCCGCGGTGTCGAAGATGGGCCGCGTATCAGCCGCTACCGGGTTTATCTGGACGATGTCAATCACTACGACCGGGTCAAGCGAGGTCTCGATAAGCTCGGTCTTCACCTGGGTCTGTCCACGCGCCAAGGCATACTCCTGCAAGAAGACGAGGACCGGGAGCGCGAGGCCCGGGTGCTGGCCCTGGACGTGCCTCGCCCGCGGGAGACCTGGCACACGGTGCCCGGCACCCGGCTCCGGGATTGGGCAACACAGGCGACGGATGTGCCGATCCTTACGGTCTGGCCCGGCGTGGACGTACTGGGGGCGCCGGTGCACTTCGACTTGGCCGCAGCGCCTCACCTGCTGGTGGGCGGGACGACGGGCAGCGGCAAGAGCGTCTGTTTGCACGCCCTGCTTCTGTCCCTCCTCTGGCGGCTGGGGCCGCAGGATCTTCATCTCACTCTGATCGACCCAAAACGGGTCGAACTCGCCCACTACGCGGCCTTCCCACACTTGATGGGCGGGAAGCCCCTGGAGAATATAGGCGAAATCTTGGAGGCGCTGGATGACTTGGTGGATGAAATGGAGCGCAGGACTGTTCTTTTGCGCCAGCACGGGGTCGCGAACCTTGCCGAAGGTCGCGAGCAGGGACGAATCGACCTGCCCTACGTGGTCGTGGTGGTCGAGGAAATGGCGGATCTGCTGTTCCAGTCCCGCGAGGTCGAGTCGCCCCTGATACGCCTGACCCAGAAGGCGCGGGCCGCCGGCATTCATCTGGTACTCGCCACCCAGCGCCCGGACGCCGAGACCTTTAGCGGCCTTTTGCGCAGCAACGTACCGGGTCGTATCGCGCTTTCCGTCCGTACCGCTGCCGAGTCGAAGATCATCCTCGACGAAACCGGTGCAGAAAAACTGCTCGGCGCCGGCGATATGCTGCTGCGGCCCCAGGCCGGCGCCGCGGCCCGCCGCGCCCATGGAGTGAGGGTTGGAAGCGACGACATCCGGATTTGTCTGCAAAGCGTCCGCGGGAGGACCCAATGA
- a CDS encoding AAA family ATPase produces MSDMTVYEFQPLWLTLDRVGPFQGTPYEIDFTDEQDRPCNIFLLMSENGRGKTTVLDCMALLMRQLGEADPHRFGQEDVDEGQGRVQLDVLTRVYWQGSDRRIVLSLLAGAIGEETFLKVWDDSDLKRYGAQDWHRTGFRQRARGRLVEVDPRDDLVQDLRHTLIDATRLAPEGYANSTLSLPTALLFPAYRDIPPVLGLDERPIIQPEHWGYRSAQEFAAHGTHWTASLDNLLVWLMWLNNGSYDSAVKTVNETVFGASPDKFLAAEIRRVPPEAVVHSGGQTHRLDRLSSGEKNLVQLFLRIGAHGTRNTWILVDELDVHLHVRWQHKALNLMKAQVRQQPGTTVIAATHSVEILEAFPMDIREEGLIKGGWIIEEDLR; encoded by the coding sequence ATGAGCGACATGACCGTTTACGAGTTTCAACCACTCTGGTTAACCCTGGACCGGGTCGGTCCCTTTCAGGGCACGCCCTACGAGATTGACTTCACCGACGAGCAGGACCGCCCCTGCAACATCTTCCTTTTGATGTCAGAGAATGGACGGGGCAAGACAACGGTGCTGGATTGTATGGCACTGCTGATGCGCCAACTGGGCGAGGCCGATCCACATCGGTTCGGGCAGGAGGACGTGGATGAGGGTCAGGGGCGGGTCCAGCTTGATGTGCTGACCCGGGTCTATTGGCAGGGTAGCGACCGTCGCATCGTTCTTTCACTGCTGGCAGGCGCCATTGGCGAGGAGACCTTCCTCAAGGTCTGGGATGACTCGGATCTCAAGCGTTACGGGGCGCAGGACTGGCATCGAACCGGATTCAGGCAACGGGCGCGTGGGCGCCTGGTGGAGGTCGATCCTCGGGACGATCTTGTTCAAGACCTTCGGCATACGTTGATCGACGCAACCCGGCTAGCACCGGAGGGCTACGCTAACTCTACTTTGAGTCTGCCTACGGCCCTGCTTTTCCCCGCCTACCGGGATATTCCGCCAGTGCTTGGGCTCGATGAACGGCCGATAATCCAGCCCGAACACTGGGGTTACCGTTCAGCTCAGGAGTTTGCCGCCCATGGGACGCACTGGACCGCTTCTTTGGATAACCTGCTCGTCTGGCTGATGTGGTTGAACAATGGCAGCTATGACAGCGCGGTGAAGACGGTGAATGAAACGGTTTTCGGGGCGTCTCCGGATAAGTTCCTGGCAGCTGAGATTCGCCGGGTTCCGCCCGAGGCGGTCGTCCATAGCGGGGGGCAAACCCACCGTCTGGACCGGCTCTCCAGTGGAGAAAAGAACCTAGTCCAGCTCTTTCTGCGTATCGGCGCCCACGGTACCCGCAATACCTGGATTCTGGTGGACGAGCTTGATGTCCACCTGCATGTACGCTGGCAACATAAGGCTCTGAATCTGATGAAGGCCCAGGTCCGTCAGCAGCCTGGCACAACGGTCATCGCAGCAACTCACTCGGTCGAGATTCTTGAGGCTTTCCCGATGGATATCCGCGAGGAAGGCTTGATAAAGGGCGGCTGGATAATCGAGGAAGACCTGCGCTAG
- a CDS encoding Fic family protein — protein MATESAGALPLRRVNRTRTIHGSLAIEGNTLSEQQITAILEGKPVIAPPREIQEVRNALLAYEHFPSWNPASEEDLLVAHALLMRGLVGHPGAYRHRGVGVMSGDQVVHMAPPADRVAILMGELLAWLSRAEVHPLIASCVFHYEFEFIHPFEDGNGRLGRLWQTVILSRWNRLFADLPVESIIHAHQQDYYRALADSNDEGASTLFVEFMLGVIREAVMSASTEQGTEQATEQVLNLLARMGEGDYSAKTLMALMGLSHRPTFLYDYLHPALDGGWLELTRPETPKSPKQRYRLTASGRQLLLELGLRDGG, from the coding sequence GTGGCGACCGAGTCAGCCGGTGCACTGCCCCTGCGGCGCGTCAACCGGACTCGGACCATTCATGGGTCATTGGCGATCGAGGGCAACACCCTGAGTGAGCAGCAGATCACCGCGATCCTGGAAGGCAAGCCTGTGATTGCGCCGCCTCGCGAGATCCAAGAGGTCAGGAACGCGCTCCTGGCCTACGAGCATTTTCCGTCTTGGAATCCGGCGAGCGAGGAGGATCTGCTCGTGGCCCATGCCCTTCTGATGAGGGGTTTGGTGGGGCATCCAGGTGCCTATCGACATCGGGGTGTCGGCGTGATGTCGGGCGATCAGGTTGTTCACATGGCGCCACCGGCCGATCGCGTGGCGATCTTGATGGGGGAGCTTCTGGCCTGGCTGAGCAGGGCTGAGGTCCATCCGCTCATCGCCAGTTGTGTCTTTCACTACGAGTTTGAGTTTATCCACCCGTTCGAAGACGGTAACGGACGGCTGGGCCGCTTATGGCAGACCGTGATCTTGAGCCGGTGGAATCGGTTGTTCGCCGACCTGCCCGTCGAGAGCATCATTCATGCGCATCAACAGGACTACTACCGAGCGCTAGCTGACAGCAACGATGAGGGTGCGTCGACCTTGTTCGTCGAGTTCATGCTCGGGGTGATTCGGGAGGCAGTGATGTCCGCCTCGACCGAACAAGGCACCGAACAAGCTACCGAACAAGTTCTGAACCTGTTGGCGCGGATGGGTGAGGGCGACTACTCGGCCAAGACGCTGATGGCGCTCATGGGGTTGTCGCATCGGCCGACCTTTCTCTACGACTATTTGCACCCTGCGCTTGACGGTGGATGGCTTGAGCTGACACGTCCGGAGACACCGAAAAGCCCCAAGCAGCGGTATCGGTTGACGGCCTCGGGGCGGCAGCTTCTATTGGAGCTCGGGCTGCGTGACGGAGGGTGA
- a CDS encoding OsmC family protein — protein sequence MPVAITRYQGGMLFETEVGGQRIVTDVTPPMGGKGRAPAPPDLFVVSLGACVAAFVAHYCEQQGIDTSELTVETAFEKTDKPAFLTDFRVDVKLPHGECGDRHAAVERVADHCIIHETLHHLKALEINILDRKDLAGA from the coding sequence ATGCCAGTCGCGATAACGCGCTATCAGGGTGGTATGTTGTTCGAGACGGAGGTGGGAGGGCAGCGGATCGTCACCGATGTCACCCCGCCCATGGGCGGCAAGGGACGTGCCCCGGCGCCGCCCGATCTGTTCGTGGTGTCGCTCGGTGCCTGCGTTGCGGCCTTCGTTGCCCATTACTGCGAGCAACAAGGGATCGATACCAGCGAGCTGACGGTCGAGACTGCCTTCGAGAAGACGGACAAGCCGGCCTTTTTGACCGATTTCCGGGTCGACGTGAAGCTCCCTCATGGAGAGTGCGGAGACCGTCATGCGGCGGTTGAGCGCGTCGCCGATCATTGCATCATCCACGAAACACTGCATCACCTGAAGGCCCTTGAGATCAACATTCTTGACCGGAAGGATCTGGCTGGTGCCTGA
- a CDS encoding Txe/YoeB family addiction module toxin encodes MIVRRIRFVPDAWDAYLYWQQQDRRTLKRINTLITDAAREPFAGIGKPEPLRGNLSGYWSRRIDDTHRLVYRATDTELVIIACRFHYDG; translated from the coding sequence TTGATCGTGCGCAGGATCCGCTTCGTCCCCGACGCGTGGGATGCTTACCTCTATTGGCAGCAACAAGACCGAAGAACGCTGAAACGGATCAATACTCTAATCACGGACGCCGCTCGCGAGCCGTTCGCCGGGATCGGCAAGCCCGAGCCCCTGCGCGGCAATCTTTCAGGCTACTGGTCGCGCCGCATCGACGACACGCATCGCCTGGTCTACCGCGCGACCGACACCGAGCTGGTCATCATCGCCTGTCGTTTTCATTACGACGGCTGA
- a CDS encoding type II toxin-antitoxin system Phd/YefM family antitoxin, whose protein sequence is MKVVTYSHARNALKSVLDDVVRDADVTIISRRDAEGDAVVMSLDHYNNLVETLHLLSTPANAEALARAIRQDQAGEAQPRTLFDADGG, encoded by the coding sequence ATGAAAGTCGTCACCTACTCCCATGCGCGCAACGCCCTGAAATCCGTGCTGGATGATGTCGTTCGAGATGCCGACGTGACCATTATCAGCCGTCGAGATGCCGAAGGCGATGCCGTGGTGATGTCCCTCGACCACTACAACAACCTGGTAGAGACCCTGCATCTTCTCTCGACACCCGCCAATGCCGAGGCATTGGCCCGCGCGATTCGGCAGGATCAGGCGGGAGAGGCCCAGCCGCGAACCTTGTTCGACGCGGACGGCGGTTGA